From one Chlamydiota bacterium genomic stretch:
- the rkpK gene encoding UDP-glucose 6-dehydrogenase, translated as MHVCVVGLGYVGLVTACCFAKMGHHVIGLDTDRAKVQALQQGKLPFFETGLDTLLEEVLLKSRLTFVDDYTQALQTTTMIFVCVPTPMQACGNCDLSFVFDSVEKFIKKMQNPSLIIIKSTIPPGTCRQIKKQMQMILEKEGFLKDFDIISNPEFLSQGTAIENCLNPDRIIIGVENKESQSKMLAFYQRIHGKNVKILIMPYSSAEIVKYAANAMLAMRISYMNEIAHLAEYCDADIEKIALGIGTDNRIGHHHLEAGLGFGGSCFPKDLSALEKMYENYIEPSKILSSIREVNHLCHQRLIKKMEDYYQTKSFGDFTFAILGFSFKPNTDDIRYSPTIELVRYLSSKRAKIHIYDPICYKKMLHFYSSKKRIKPCSTIEQATNNADGVILCTKWPEFQNINFQKMIDNLCRKVIFDGRNYLRNKVEDLDVDYIGIGYKKLKNLKLAHV; from the coding sequence ATGCATGTGTGTGTTGTAGGTCTTGGATATGTAGGACTCGTGACGGCTTGTTGTTTTGCAAAGATGGGTCATCATGTTATTGGCTTAGATACTGATAGAGCTAAAGTTCAAGCATTACAACAAGGAAAACTTCCCTTTTTTGAAACTGGATTAGACACTCTTCTAGAAGAAGTGCTTCTTAAAAGTAGGCTGACCTTTGTCGATGACTATACTCAAGCATTACAAACAACTACAATGATTTTTGTGTGCGTTCCTACCCCTATGCAGGCGTGTGGAAACTGTGATTTATCCTTTGTTTTTGATAGTGTTGAGAAGTTTATAAAAAAGATGCAAAACCCTAGCTTGATCATCATTAAATCAACAATCCCTCCTGGAACTTGTCGTCAAATAAAAAAACAAATGCAAATGATATTGGAGAAAGAGGGATTTTTGAAAGATTTCGATATCATCAGTAATCCCGAATTTCTATCACAAGGAACTGCTATTGAAAATTGTTTGAATCCAGATAGAATTATTATTGGAGTAGAAAATAAAGAATCACAAAGCAAAATGCTTGCGTTTTACCAAAGAATACATGGAAAAAATGTTAAAATACTCATAATGCCCTATTCTTCCGCTGAGATCGTCAAATATGCTGCAAATGCTATGTTGGCAATGCGTATATCGTATATGAATGAAATTGCTCACCTTGCTGAATATTGTGATGCTGATATTGAAAAGATAGCTTTGGGTATTGGTACGGATAATAGAATAGGGCATCACCATTTAGAAGCAGGTTTAGGATTTGGAGGTTCATGTTTCCCAAAAGATTTAAGTGCTCTAGAAAAAATGTATGAGAATTATATAGAACCTTCTAAAATTCTGTCTTCTATCAGAGAAGTTAACCATCTGTGTCACCAAAGATTGATCAAAAAAATGGAGGATTACTATCAAACAAAATCTTTTGGAGACTTTACGTTTGCCATACTTGGCTTTTCATTTAAACCAAACACTGACGATATCCGCTACTCCCCTACAATTGAGCTGGTAAGATACTTATCAAGTAAAAGAGCAAAAATACATATTTACGATCCAATTTGTTATAAAAAAATGCTGCATTTTTATTCTTCAAAAAAACGAATCAAACCTTGCTCAACAATCGAACAAGCAACTAACAATGCTGATGGCGTAATTTTGTGTACAAAATGGCCTGAATTCCAAAATATTAACTTCCAAAAAATGATCGATAATCTGTGTAGAAAAGTCATTTTTGATGGTCGGAATTATTTAAGAAACAAAGTAGAAGATTTAGACGTTGACTATATTGGAATAGGTTATAAAAAGCTAAAAAATCTTAAGCTAGCGCATGTATAA